A genome region from Novipirellula galeiformis includes the following:
- a CDS encoding exo-alpha-sialidase, giving the protein MQQSKWTLFCWACVAIICTHANADDASWKLKPLQYNHPGLTVDLGVGLWAFPLPMDYDNDGDLDLLVGCPDKPSNGVYFFENTSQDPAEKMPVFKAGVHLGKANHFMQMSMVNGEPVVMLPAKEFRRDPQSGKFDFNKPTKIDAAANPNAHTKGNTRANMWRYVDYDGDGDYDITVGSGDWTDYCWDHAYDNHGQWRNGPLHGYVYLIVNEGSDDAPKYSKNPERLQSAGGDIDVYGWPSPNFADFDNDGDLDLLCGEFLDGFTYFQNIGTRTEPVYAAAQKLKNVAGDPLVMHLQMITPTAIDWDADGDLDLIVGDEDGRVAFIENNGELRDNQPVFNDPVYFQQQADTLKFGALATPFVYDWDNDGDEDILCGNTAGNIGFFENLGNRENGLPRWAAPKLLNVRTGADSLKPFRVMAGESGSTQGPAEAKWGYTTLSVADWDGDGDGDIIYNSILSKLGLLINESGTLVEKDFDSGQSEAPPKWYWWQTKSSAALTQWRTTPMVIDFDGDRQLDLVMLDQEGYLTLRSNGGEAQRIFVDEDLQPIRLNSGTCGRSGRIKLAVVDWDGDSRLDVLINSENATWYRNCKEVDGKVMLKKVGNLAKRNVAGHTSSPAVCDFNRDGKPDLLVGSENGRIYYIDHEDCIQYSSEQTEPREAREPQPAPFPGFVSKASIFENAPFKECHASTICQTSRGLVASWFGGTREGNTDVTIWTSFHDGLNWSRPQSVADGVQHEGLQYPCWNPVLYQPPGDGPLLLFFKVGPKPHSWWGEMMVSYDRGRTFTHRQRLPESIDGPVRCKPILLEDGKTLLCGSSTEHDGWRIHFESIQLVDGELSGPWKRVGPINDASEFNAIQPTLLTHPDGRLEALCRTKEGVIASTESTDGGETWSKLKATEMPNPNSGIDAVTLTDGRHLMIYNHLGSGKDGWGKRGVLNLAISDDGVTWNEVGLLEQEKGAEFSYPAMIQTDDGMVHITYTSKRKHITHVVIDPAAIVPSSAK; this is encoded by the coding sequence ATGCAACAATCGAAATGGACGCTGTTTTGTTGGGCGTGCGTGGCAATCATCTGCACCCATGCGAACGCGGACGACGCGTCGTGGAAACTGAAACCGCTGCAATACAATCACCCCGGTTTGACCGTCGATCTCGGCGTGGGATTGTGGGCGTTTCCGCTGCCGATGGATTATGACAACGATGGCGACCTCGATCTGCTTGTAGGATGTCCTGACAAGCCCTCCAACGGGGTTTACTTCTTTGAGAACACGTCGCAGGATCCAGCGGAGAAGATGCCAGTGTTCAAAGCCGGGGTTCACCTCGGAAAAGCAAACCACTTCATGCAAATGAGCATGGTCAATGGAGAGCCGGTCGTAATGTTACCGGCCAAGGAGTTCCGCCGAGACCCACAATCGGGCAAGTTCGACTTCAACAAACCGACCAAGATTGACGCGGCTGCGAACCCCAACGCTCACACCAAAGGCAACACCCGCGCGAACATGTGGCGGTACGTCGACTACGACGGGGACGGCGATTACGACATCACCGTCGGTAGCGGCGATTGGACCGATTATTGTTGGGATCACGCCTACGACAATCACGGCCAATGGCGGAACGGCCCGCTGCACGGCTACGTCTACTTGATCGTGAACGAAGGCAGCGACGACGCGCCCAAGTACTCCAAAAATCCAGAGCGTTTACAATCCGCCGGTGGCGACATCGATGTTTACGGTTGGCCGTCACCCAACTTCGCCGACTTCGACAACGATGGCGACTTGGATTTGTTGTGTGGCGAGTTTCTTGACGGGTTCACCTATTTCCAAAACATCGGAACTCGTACGGAGCCCGTCTACGCAGCGGCACAAAAACTTAAAAACGTTGCCGGTGATCCGTTGGTGATGCATCTGCAAATGATCACCCCCACGGCGATCGATTGGGATGCCGATGGCGACCTCGACTTGATCGTCGGCGACGAGGATGGTCGCGTCGCCTTTATCGAAAACAATGGCGAACTGCGTGACAATCAGCCGGTCTTCAACGACCCCGTGTATTTCCAACAACAAGCCGACACGCTCAAGTTCGGTGCCTTGGCAACGCCGTTTGTCTACGATTGGGACAACGACGGTGACGAAGATATTCTCTGTGGCAACACCGCAGGCAACATCGGCTTTTTCGAAAACCTGGGTAACCGCGAAAATGGATTGCCCCGCTGGGCGGCTCCGAAATTGTTGAACGTCCGCACTGGTGCCGACTCGCTGAAACCGTTTCGTGTGATGGCCGGCGAGAGCGGATCGACGCAAGGTCCCGCCGAAGCGAAGTGGGGTTACACCACGTTGTCGGTCGCAGATTGGGATGGCGATGGAGATGGCGACATCATCTACAACTCAATCCTTTCCAAGCTCGGGTTGCTGATCAACGAATCAGGCACTTTGGTGGAAAAGGACTTTGACAGCGGACAAAGCGAAGCGCCACCGAAATGGTATTGGTGGCAAACCAAGTCGAGTGCCGCGCTGACGCAGTGGCGTACGACGCCGATGGTCATTGACTTTGACGGCGACCGACAACTCGATTTGGTCATGCTCGATCAAGAAGGCTACTTGACCCTCCGCTCCAATGGCGGCGAGGCTCAGCGGATCTTTGTCGACGAAGACCTCCAACCCATCCGATTGAACTCGGGAACGTGTGGTCGGTCCGGACGGATCAAGCTAGCGGTTGTCGATTGGGATGGCGATTCGCGTTTGGACGTATTGATCAACTCCGAGAACGCAACGTGGTATCGCAATTGCAAAGAGGTCGATGGCAAAGTGATGCTAAAGAAAGTCGGCAACTTGGCAAAACGCAATGTCGCCGGACATACATCGAGCCCCGCGGTTTGTGATTTCAACCGCGATGGGAAACCTGACTTGTTGGTCGGCAGCGAGAACGGACGTATCTACTACATCGACCACGAAGATTGCATCCAATACAGTTCCGAACAAACCGAACCACGCGAAGCCCGAGAGCCGCAACCGGCTCCGTTCCCAGGTTTCGTTTCGAAAGCATCCATTTTTGAAAACGCGCCATTCAAAGAGTGCCACGCTTCGACGATTTGCCAAACCAGTCGCGGGTTGGTGGCATCGTGGTTCGGCGGGACCAGGGAAGGCAATACCGACGTGACGATCTGGACCAGCTTCCACGATGGCTTGAATTGGTCTCGACCGCAAAGTGTTGCCGATGGCGTTCAGCACGAAGGTTTGCAATATCCATGTTGGAATCCAGTGCTTTATCAACCACCCGGCGATGGCCCCTTGTTGTTGTTTTTCAAGGTCGGCCCCAAGCCACACTCATGGTGGGGCGAGATGATGGTCAGCTACGATCGCGGTCGCACCTTCACTCACCGCCAACGATTGCCTGAAAGCATCGATGGCCCAGTGCGTTGCAAACCAATCTTGTTAGAGGACGGCAAAACATTGCTGTGCGGTTCATCGACCGAACACGATGGATGGCGCATTCACTTCGAATCGATTCAATTGGTCGATGGCGAATTGAGCGGTCCCTGGAAACGCGTTGGCCCGATCAATGATGCCAGCGAATTTAATGCGATCCAACCGACGCTGTTGACGCATCCCGATGGTCGCTTGGAAGCGTTGTGCCGAACCAAGGAAGGAGTGATCGCATCGACCGAATCGACCGACGGTGGCGAGACCTGGTCGAAACTCAAAGCGACCGAAATGCCCAACCCCAACTCGGGAATCGACGCGGTCACCTTGACCGATGGTCGGCACTTGATGATCTACAACCACCTCGGTTCGGGCAAGGATGGTTGGGGCAAACGCGGCGTCCTCAATCTGGCCATCTCCGACGATGGCGTGACCTGGAATGAAGTTGGATTGCTCGAGCAAGAGAAGGGTGCGGAATTTAGCTATCCCGCGATGATCCAAACCGACGATGGCATGGTGCATATCACCTACACCTCCAAACGGAAGCACATCACGCATGTCGTGATCGATCCGGCGGCGATCGTTCCAAGCTCGGCCAAGTAA
- a CDS encoding PVC-type heme-binding CxxCH protein — protein sequence MISSFRLLAAWLFVMLWVCPCSRVVAEEAKVPAPLRYTRWSGEINVPDPVAISFDNDGTAYVTQTQRRKAQDLDIRNNRDWISNDVGFQTVEDRKHFYHQRLAPNADQENNRKRVDDLNQDGSHDWRDLTVISEKIHWLRDTDGDGTADAMGLFAEGFQTEVTGIAAGVMWHNGDVYATIAPDLWRLRDTDHNGVADQREAIASGFAIHIAYAGHDMHGLTVGPDGKIYWSIGDKGISVTSREGKRFHYPNQGGVMRCNPDGSDFEVFAHGLRNVQEIAFDQYGNMFGVDNDADQSGEKERFVYIVRDMDAGWRCNYQYRGDGFNPWTDERLWETHFEGQASYILPPLSHSIDGPAGFAFNPGTALSSAYRNYFFLTGAPGGFQYAFKVKPNGASFAIRNEHSIGKGIPLVGINFAPDGALYGVDWGGGYPLNQKGAVWKIDVPESDLSEVQSEVAERLRTGFSPLSKTELSELLAHDDQRIRLGAQFELVKQNDVVTLQQSLASESEMQRVHAIWGLGQLARDGNASARESLIQALGSTDTEIRAQAAHMLTDVNEIAGSVFTPLLDDKSDRVRFMALIALSKHADPSATNRLIELSNTLAESDRYMRFAVSRAIRYCATPAQIVAAREASSVVGRLNLVVALRGNKNPNSLESFLSDANEQVATEAARALHDDFSNDQQLRVLADVLGTTKHRSESFVRRVLNAHYRLGSRENSDAVIDFASETKHSVALRREALTMLGGWNSPEPLDRVDGRRRDSAQPRELATERLSGVLSQIAAENHPSLQTAAIRAAAETQTKLSATSLREIVRTEKLDVDLRVQALKTLYQQDLTELKSVLDEALGDRETRLQMAALDLYVQLHAEQADAYLAELVNDTPKIALQQYAIGKLATQRGDASERLLVSRLAAVVNGTHPGETLLDVLETAEKRAVESETVRSEWDKAQAALDKRWSDTPAKARPFLASRDGGDATRGKAIFDTHLGAQCVRCHKVGKKGSDVGPNLMGIAAQKDRDYLLHSVIAPSRDIDKKYQTQSFLMDSGQIVMGLVKSETKELTIVLDSQGKEIRLNNDEIEDVSKNEVSIMPDMTEVLTRTEVRDLVAYLSTLKSK from the coding sequence ATGATCTCATCGTTTCGTTTGTTAGCCGCTTGGCTTTTCGTGATGCTTTGGGTTTGCCCCTGCTCGCGGGTCGTCGCGGAGGAAGCCAAGGTTCCGGCTCCGCTGCGATACACGCGGTGGAGCGGCGAGATCAACGTTCCCGACCCCGTTGCGATCAGTTTCGACAACGACGGGACGGCTTACGTCACGCAGACCCAGCGGCGGAAGGCACAAGATCTCGACATCCGCAACAACCGCGACTGGATCAGCAACGATGTCGGCTTCCAAACGGTCGAAGATCGCAAACACTTTTATCATCAACGTCTCGCTCCCAACGCCGACCAAGAAAACAATCGCAAACGGGTCGACGACCTGAACCAAGATGGATCGCACGATTGGCGAGACCTCACGGTGATCAGCGAAAAAATCCATTGGCTACGCGATACCGATGGCGATGGAACGGCCGACGCGATGGGCTTATTCGCCGAAGGTTTCCAGACCGAGGTCACGGGAATCGCCGCCGGGGTGATGTGGCACAACGGAGACGTTTACGCGACGATTGCCCCCGACCTGTGGCGTCTCCGTGACACTGACCACAACGGCGTCGCGGACCAGCGAGAAGCGATCGCATCGGGCTTCGCCATTCACATTGCCTATGCCGGCCACGACATGCACGGTTTGACCGTCGGACCGGACGGAAAGATCTATTGGTCGATCGGTGACAAAGGCATCTCGGTCACGTCGCGCGAAGGCAAACGCTTTCACTATCCCAATCAAGGCGGTGTGATGCGGTGCAATCCCGACGGCAGCGATTTTGAAGTCTTCGCGCACGGTTTGCGCAACGTTCAAGAAATCGCCTTCGACCAATATGGAAATATGTTTGGCGTCGACAACGATGCCGATCAAAGCGGTGAAAAAGAGCGTTTCGTCTACATCGTTCGTGACATGGATGCCGGTTGGCGATGCAATTACCAATATCGCGGCGACGGCTTCAATCCTTGGACCGACGAGCGTTTGTGGGAGACTCATTTTGAGGGACAAGCCTCCTACATTCTGCCGCCGCTGAGCCACTCGATCGATGGCCCCGCCGGGTTTGCCTTCAATCCCGGCACCGCGCTCTCCTCGGCGTATCGCAACTACTTTTTCTTGACCGGAGCGCCCGGCGGTTTTCAGTACGCGTTTAAAGTGAAACCCAACGGGGCCTCGTTCGCGATCCGCAACGAACACTCAATTGGGAAAGGCATTCCCTTGGTCGGAATCAACTTTGCACCCGACGGGGCGCTCTATGGCGTCGATTGGGGTGGCGGCTATCCGTTGAACCAAAAGGGAGCGGTGTGGAAGATCGACGTGCCCGAATCGGACCTCAGCGAAGTGCAATCCGAGGTCGCCGAGCGGCTGCGGACGGGGTTCTCTCCGCTTTCCAAAACGGAACTCTCCGAATTGCTTGCTCACGACGATCAACGCATCCGCTTGGGAGCCCAATTCGAACTCGTCAAACAAAATGACGTCGTCACGCTACAGCAATCCCTCGCGTCCGAATCGGAGATGCAGCGGGTCCATGCGATTTGGGGATTGGGCCAATTGGCTCGCGATGGCAATGCGTCCGCGCGTGAATCATTGATCCAAGCCTTGGGCTCCACCGATACCGAAATCCGAGCTCAAGCGGCACACATGCTAACCGATGTAAACGAAATCGCAGGATCCGTGTTCACGCCGCTGTTAGACGACAAAAGCGACCGCGTTCGTTTCATGGCGTTGATCGCGCTCAGTAAACACGCCGATCCTTCGGCCACGAACCGCTTAATCGAATTGTCAAACACGCTCGCCGAATCGGATCGTTACATGCGATTCGCGGTCTCACGTGCGATCCGCTATTGTGCGACCCCCGCCCAGATCGTGGCGGCGCGCGAAGCGAGCAGTGTAGTGGGGCGATTGAATCTCGTCGTCGCGCTGCGAGGTAACAAGAACCCGAACTCGCTAGAATCGTTTCTGTCGGATGCGAATGAACAAGTGGCGACCGAAGCGGCTCGAGCGCTGCATGACGACTTTTCCAACGATCAACAGCTCCGCGTCCTCGCCGACGTGCTGGGCACGACGAAGCATCGCAGCGAATCGTTTGTCCGCCGTGTGCTCAACGCCCATTACCGGTTAGGCAGCCGTGAAAACTCCGATGCGGTGATCGACTTCGCAAGCGAAACCAAGCACAGCGTTGCCCTTCGCCGAGAAGCCCTCACGATGTTGGGCGGATGGAACTCGCCGGAGCCGTTGGACCGCGTCGATGGACGACGACGTGACTCGGCGCAACCGCGTGAGCTGGCCACGGAGCGATTGAGCGGCGTGCTTTCGCAAATCGCAGCCGAGAATCACCCCTCGTTGCAAACGGCCGCCATTCGCGCTGCCGCCGAGACCCAAACCAAGCTCTCCGCAACATCGCTGCGTGAGATCGTTCGCACCGAAAAACTCGATGTCGATCTGCGTGTGCAGGCCCTCAAAACGCTGTATCAGCAAGACCTAACGGAGCTGAAATCCGTGCTCGACGAGGCGCTGGGCGACCGAGAAACCCGTTTACAAATGGCGGCCTTGGATCTCTATGTCCAGCTCCACGCGGAACAAGCCGACGCCTATCTTGCCGAGCTGGTCAACGACACTCCGAAAATCGCGTTACAACAATACGCGATCGGCAAACTTGCCACGCAGCGAGGCGACGCGTCCGAGCGATTACTGGTGTCGCGGTTGGCAGCGGTCGTCAACGGCACGCACCCCGGCGAAACTCTCTTGGACGTTTTAGAAACGGCCGAGAAACGCGCGGTGGAAAGCGAAACGGTGCGTTCGGAATGGGACAAGGCACAGGCCGCCCTCGACAAACGATGGTCGGACACCCCCGCAAAAGCTCGCCCCTTTTTGGCTAGCCGTGATGGTGGAGACGCAACGCGTGGGAAAGCGATCTTCGACACGCACCTTGGTGCCCAATGCGTGCGTTGTCACAAGGTTGGCAAGAAGGGGAGCGATGTGGGCCCGAATTTGATGGGGATTGCCGCCCAGAAGGATCGCGACTATTTGCTGCACAGCGTGATCGCCCCGAGCCGGGACATCGACAAGAAGTACCAAACCCAGTCCTTTCTGATGGACTCGGGACAAATCGTGATGGGATTGGTCAAGTCCGAAACCAAAGAGCTGACCATCGTCTTGGACAGTCAGGGGAAAGAGATTCGGTTGAATAACGACGAGATCGAGGACGTTTCCAAGAATGAAGTCTCGATCATGCCCGACATGACCGAAGTCTTAACCCGCACCGAGGTGCGTGATTTGGTCGCCTATTTGTCGACGTTGAAATCGAAATAG